Genomic window (Candidatus Bathyarchaeota archaeon):
GGCATTCAAAAACAGTTCCTTGCCAGGGTATCCGTGGTATAGACATCTCTCATCGATTAGGTTTCCAGGGGTTCGAATGGGATAATGGTTATAGAGAAAAATTACATGATCACACTATCAGTATTGGAAAATTAAAGTCATTCTGAAAGGAAAATATTCAAAGAAATTCCTTTCTACACCTGATGTTGTGAACAAGGTACATTTCATAACTAACAAGACCAAACGCGCGCTTAGCGAGTCTTTTATGCTGCAGCACCTTAATTTATCTGAGTTGAAGATTTCCGCAAATCATAACCTAGCTGTAAAAAACCCTGAGCTGACCAAGGAGTGGCACCCGACTATGAACGGGAATTTGACGCCATATCAGATTACTCCAGGAAGCCGCAGGAAGGTCTGGTGGATGTGCAGTCGAGAGCATGAATGGGAAGCTACTCTAGCTAACAGGACAAGTGGAACTGGTTGCCCATACTGCGCCAATGAGAAACGAGGCGGAATACTTAGGAAAGCAGTGTTGAAACGAAGTGGAAGCTTGGAAGACAAATATCCTGAATTGGCAGAGGAGTGGCACCCGACTATGAACGGGAATTTGACGCCATATCAGATTACTCCAGGAAGCCGCAGGAAGGTCTGGTGGATGTGCAGTCGAGAGCATGAATGGGAAGCTACTCTAGCAAGCAGAACTAGAGGAACTGGTTGTCCATATTGCAACAGGAAAAGCAGACGATGCAGAAACTAAAAATCCTTGCGCGAACT
Coding sequences:
- a CDS encoding zinc-ribbon domain-containing protein; this encodes MKISANHNLAVKNPELTKEWHPTMNGNLTPYQITPGSRRKVWWMCSREHEWEATLANRTSGTGCPYCANEKRGGILRKAVLKRSGSLEDKYPELAEEWHPTMNGNLTPYQITPGSRRKVWWMCSREHEWEATLASRTRGTGCPYCNRKSRRCRN